The Camelina sativa cultivar DH55 chromosome 16, Cs, whole genome shotgun sequence sequence NNNNNNNNNNNNNNNNNNNNNNNNNNNNNNNNNNNNNNNNNNNNNNNNNNNNNNNNNNNNNNNNNNNNNNNNNNNNNNNNNNNNNNNNNNNNNNNNNNNNNNNNNNNNNNNNNNNNNNNNNNNNNNNNNNNNNNNNNNNNNNNNNNNNNNNNNNNNNNNNNNNNNNNNNNNNNNNNNNNNNNNNNNNNNNNNNNNNNNNNNNNNNNNNNNNNAGTGATGGAAGTGAAACCACTAAGGAGGAGCCTCTGAGCAACTCTTCAAGGAAGAAACAAGGCTTTCATGGTGAAGATTGTGATCCATCTAATATGTGTACTGATCAGGAACATGAGTTTGTCGCTTGTCTCCGAGTTCCTGGTAACGGTGAGTAGTCCTTTCTTCAATCTCTGTCTGTGACTATACTTACTGTGTCTTTCACTTACATCTTTTTGGTTCTCGGGATTGAGCTTTGTTATCCTTCATCTCATTATTGTGCAGATGCGCCTGATCTCTCACTCTTAAtccaaaacaaaggaaaaagggCTTTGCTTGTAACTATTGCTGCTCCGGGTTTTGTCCGGTTAGAGAAGAACAGTGTTCAGCTCCTGCAAAACGAAGACACTAAGGTAATAATGCCTTTATGTTTAGATATCTATCTCTTCCTGTGTTctcattttttgttaaatgctATTATTGTATGATGCATTCCGTGGCTCTTTGATTCTGTAGCAGAGTCAAGAGCAtacttatatatagttaaatccTGAAGCTTGATCATATATTGTTCAATGTTTAGTTGACTCGTCTGTTATTATGTGGTGCATTTGCTGAGTAGAAGCACATTTAGTTTATTATGCTAGATAGATTGCAACAGAAAACCTAGTCAGTAGCAGCATGGTTTTGACATGGAGACTTTATACCCTTGAATCACTTGTTCAAGACTAGATTTTTATAGATTGATTTTGCTATTAGTTTGAGATTGATATGTTGTTGCTACTTCGTATATAAAGCTTAAACTTTTGCAGGTGAAAGTTTCTATTAAGAAGGGAGGGGCCAACGATAGCGCCATTGTACTAACATCGAGCAAAGGCCATTGCAGCCTTGAACTAAAGGATTTGGCTGTAGCACATGAAACAGAAAGCGAGGATACAGTTTCTGTTTCTCGTCCTTCAGTCCTCAATATCCGTCCGCGGACACTCATTGTCATCATCATGATCTCCTTCCTCGTTCTCACCCTTGTCGTCATCCCAGTGATCATTCATGTTTGCAAGAAAAATTCAGGGGGAAACAACAAATACCAGAGGCTCGATATGGAATTGCCAGTCTCGAACCCAGCGGTGGTGACAAAATCTGATAAAGAAAGTGGTGAAGACGGGTGGAACAATAACTGGGGAGATGATTGGGACGATGAAAATGGAGATGGAGACGAAGAACAGCCGAATACTCCCGTGTTGCCGCTGACACCGAGTGTCTCCTCAAGAGGGCTTGCTCCTAGAAGACTCAGTAAAGAAGGTTGGAAAGATTAGTTTCACTCTGATTGCTCTTTGTTTCCAGTTCCATTCCACAGAGTTGATAATAGAATTGATATGTTCCAGTTAATTCTGATGGGGGAGGAGAATGAGgggaatgtttttgtttctgtcgtttaaagatttttccttcttcttttgtagTATACTAGTAGTAAGTACAGTGTAGAAACACAAACGTACGTTTCAGAACTGTTTCttttacaccttttttttatatgcatATGCCAATAGTAGTTAATTTCCAATTGaagatgaaattttattaaacgcATGCCTTTCCAAAGTTCGGGTAagtcatatatttatgtgtgttttatgtAGAAGTACAcctgaactatatatatatattttttttgaatctaatataactatatataatataatagaaCATGCAGAAATgagtatttgaaaaaaatatggatGCGAGGAGAAACGAAAGCAATACTTGGAAGAGACGAAAGAGTGGAACTAGTGGtgtaataatagaaaaaaagaaaagagtatagTATTTTTATAGGCCCAATCCCTTAGATACGAGTATGGTATTTTTATAGGCCCAATCCCCTAGATATATAATAAAGGGTATGGTGTTTCTTTATCGGTCTTGCATATTATGCACATTTACTACCaacatttgttttgtcttttaaaagAAGTATGAGGAAAGAGCAGAAAAAGAGAGgtagtgaagaagagaagaagaaaaagaagacaattataggcagaggaggaggaggaggaggaatgtAGTGAAGCAGAGGAGCaatcactttttgttttttttggtttagacgTTTGATGAAacatttgatgttttgtttatttgtttttttttaaaagatcatCAGAACAACATGCTAGTTGAGTCATTTGAAACTCTGAAATTGATGGCTGAAAAAATGTCACCTTACTTACTTTCTGCAAATTCAGTCCATCTATTAGATCTAAAGTAGAGATTTCTCTCCTGTACTTGTCTTGATGATTCATTACATACTACCACTGCTACTCTTGATATTATGGGCGAGAATTAAGACACTTTCTTCTTGATTCCAAATCAGTCATTATCATGTCCAACATCGCCAAAACGGTGTGAATTCCTCGAGAGAATTTGACAGACTTCGTGGTTGGTCTGATATCTCTTGTACCACAGTAATTGGGCGATTGCAGTAaggaagaaccaaggtccaagGCTTTCACGGTGAATACGAGCTCCTCGTTTCTGGGCTTTTATGGCCTGTTATGCTCATATAAGCATGTGCATTTGGGCCCGCAAAGATGACCTCAGCCTTTCAAATTGTCAATTTCACCACTACATGTTCGTTTGACCATATTACATATTATTACCAATGAAGGGTGTGTTACATGTATCTAATCAAATCgacatgaacatatatatatatatttttgttttttgtcaaacatacaCTCCATTAACTCAAGTTACAAAAAATTTGGTACTCTAAGAGAAGTATAATACAACCAACTAGTTTATATAGGAGGAAAAAAAGCCATAATGTGTTGCTTAAACATAAGCACAACACCCGGAACAAGTTACAATAAAGGATAAAAAGAGTTTGCAACTACAGTTGAAAGAGCAAAATGTACAGTAAATActgaaacataaacaaacaattgAACTGAGACGTTTAGTTTACAAGACTCGAGAGAGACGGTCAAAACAACCTTCGGGGGAATGTTAACGTCACAAGTGAGGCCGCGCCGCCGGAGACCACAACGTGGCACAGTTAAACGACGACGTCGCAAGGATCACGTGGCGGGGACCACAAATTCGGCTGGCAGGTGGGCACGTGCGTTCATGTGCACAAGAGAGACATCTCTCCTTCGCCTTGTGAACTCGACACGAGTCCTTGTTGTCTCGCTGAACATGGAACGTTCGATGGGCNNNNNNNNNNNNNNNNNNNNNNNNNNNNNNNNNNNNNNNNNNNNNNNNNNNNNNNNNNNNNNNNNNNNNNNNNNNNNNNNNNNNNNNNNNNNNNNNNNNNNNNNNNNNNNNNNNNNNNNNNNNNNNNNNNNNNNNNNNNNNNNNNNNNNNNNNNNNNNNNNNNNNNNNNNNNNNNNNNNNNNNNNNNNNNNNNNNNNNNNNNNNNNNNNNNNNNNNNNNNNNNNNNNNNNNNNNNNNNNNNNNNNNNNNNNNNNNNNNNNNNNNNNNNNNNNNNNNNNNNNNNNNNNNNNNNNNNNNNNNNNNNNNNNNNNNNNNNNNNNNNNNNNNNNNNNNNNNNNNNNNNNNNNNNNNNNNNNNNNNNNNNNNNNNNNNNNNNNNNNNNNNNNNNNNNNNNNNNNNNNNNNNNNNNNNNNNNNNNNNNNNNNNNNNNNNNNNNNNNNNNNNNNNNNNNNNNNNNNNNNNNNNNNNNNNNNNNNNNNNNNNNNNNNNNNNNNNNNNNNNNNNNNNNNNNNNNNNNNNNNNNNNNNNNNNNNNNNNNNNNNNNNNNNNNNNNNNNNNNNNNNNNNNNNNNNNNNNNNNNNNNNNNNNNNNNNNNNNNNNNNNNNNNNNNNNNNNNNNNNNNNNNNNNNNNNNNNNNNNNNNNNNNNNNNNNNNNNNNNNNNNNNNNNNNNNNNNNNNNNNNNNNNNNNNNNNNNNNNNNNNNNNNNNNNNNNNNNNNNNNNNNNNNNNNNNNNNNNNNNNNNNNNNNNNNNNNNNNNNNNNNNNNNNNNNNNNNNNNNNNNNNNNNNNNNNNNNNNNNNNNNNNNNNNNNNNNNNNNNNNNNNNNNNNNNNNNNNNNNNNNNNNNNNNNNNNNNNNNNNNNNNNNNNNNNNNNNNNNNNNNNNNNNNNNNNNNNNNNNNNNNNNNNNNNNNNNNNNNNNNNNNNNNNNNNNNNNNNNNNNNNNNNNNNNNNNNNNNNNNNNNNNNNNNNNNNNNNNNNNNNNNAGACTCGAGAGAGACGGTCAAAACAACCTTCGGGGGAATGTTAACGTCACAAGTGACAAGTGAGGCCGCGCCGCCGGATACCAC is a genomic window containing:
- the LOC104753109 gene encoding uncharacterized protein LOC104753109 isoform X1, with protein sequence MDLNFVLLLCIALIFVVDTTKGNGDHHQEQVVSNLTDTTSRFVGGSADNNVTADSKSIIIHHSNNSTSDDDTQTHLGDGSKMINGGDTTTTSAKSEQGKVASDGSETTKEEPLSNSSRKKQGFHGEDCDPSNMCTDQEHEFVACLRVPGNDAPDLSLLIQNKGKRALLVTIAAPGFVRLEKNSVQLLQNEDTKVKVSIKKGGANDSAIVLTSSKGHCSLELKDLAVAHETESEDTVSVSRPSVLNIRPRTLIVIIMISFLVLTLVVIPVIIHVCKKNSGGNNKYQRLDMELPVSNPAVVTKSDKESGEDGWNNNWGDDWDDENGDGDEEQPNTPVLPLTPSVSSRGLAPRRLSKEGWKD
- the LOC104753109 gene encoding uncharacterized protein LOC104753109 isoform X2; protein product: MDLNFVLLLCIALIFVVDTTKGNGDHHQEQVVSNLTDTTSRFVGGSADNNVTADSKSIIIHHSNNSTSDDDTQTHLGDGSKMINGGDTTTTSAKSEQGKVASDGSETTKEEPLSNSSRKKQGFHGEDCDPSNMCTDQEHEFVACLRVPGNDAPDLSLLIQNKGKRALLVTIAAPGFVRLEKNSVQLLQNEDTKVKVSIKKGGANDSAIVLTSSKGHCSLELKDLAVAHETESEDTVSVSRPSVLNIRPRTLIVIIMISFLVLTLVVIPVIIHVCKKNSGGNNKYQRLDMELPVSNPAVVTKSDKESGEDGWNNNWGDDWDDENGDGDEEQPNTPVLPLTPSVSSRGLAPRRLSKEGWKD